The Pirellulales bacterium DNA window CGGGGCTTCCGTTGGGGGCGCAGCGGGAATAGAATCCTTGCCTGTCAGAAACGGCGTAATTCGGCGTTCGGTTCGAGCCTCTGAGGTAACAAACGCATGGTTTACGATGTGACGTTGATTACGGGCGACGGGACCGGACCGGAGCTGGCCGAGGCGGCGCGAAAATGCGTCGACGCGACCGGCGTGAAAGTCCAATGGGACGTGCAGGAGGCCGGCGTCGATGTGATGGCCCGCACCGGCACGCCGCTGCCCGACGCCGTGATGGAAAGCGTCCGCCGCACGCACTGTGCCCTCAAAGCCCCGATCACCACGCCTGTGGGCACCGGGTTCCGCAGCATCAATGTCCACCTGCGGCAAGCGCTCGGCCTCTACGCCTGTTTGCGGCCATGCAAGCACTACGCCGGCGTGCGAACGTTTTTCGAAAGCGTGCCCATCGATCTGATCATCGTCCGGGAAAACACGGAAAGCCTTTATGCCGGAATTGAATTCGAGCGAGGCAAGCCCGAAACCCGCGAGCTGATCGACTATATCAACGGCCATTCCAAGAGCGGGAAAGTCAAAACCGCTCTCGACGAGACGGGCATCACGATCAAATCGATCAGCGTCGGCGCCACGGAGCGGATCGTTCGTTATGCGTTCGACTATGCCCGCAAGAATGGCCGCCGCCGCGTGACCTGCGTTCACAAAGCGAATATCCTCAAGTTCACCGACGGGTTGTTTCTCGACGTGTCGCGTCGAGTGGCCAAAGAATACTCCGACATCGAATTCGAAGACCGCATCGTCGACAACATGTGCATGCAATTGGTGCAAAAGCCCGAGTTGTACGACATTCTTGTGCTGCCGAATCTGTATGGCGATGTGATCAGCGATTTGGCGGCAGGCTTGGTGGGCGGCCTGGGCGTCGCCCCCGGCGCGAATATCGGGCCCGAAGGGGCCGTGTTCGAAGCGACCCACGGCAGCGCCCCGAAATACAAGGGGCAGAACAAGGTCAATCCGACGGCGCTCATCCTTTCCGGCATGCTGATGCTACGGCATTTGGGCGAAACCGACGCCGCCGATCGCTTGGAGCGGGCGGTGGCCGGGGTGATCGCCGAAGGCCGCGAAGTGACCTACGATCTGAAGCCCAATCGCGACGATCCGACGGCCGTGGGAACGCAAGAAATGGCCGCCGCCATCTGCCGCCGCCTCGAATCCGGTGCGTGAGATGGATCTGTTGGAGTTCACGCTTGGGCGCGGATTTTTCGTAATGCCAGGGATTTAGGCCTCGTTGCGAAATAGTAGCCCGAAGCGTAAGCGAGGGTGAGTACGGCCGCTCCCTCGCTTACACTCGGGCTCGTGTGGCACGACGCCTTTGGCGCTGGCTGCATCGCTGGCCGCCGACGGGGTCCCTCGCTTACTTC harbors:
- a CDS encoding isocitrate/isopropylmalate dehydrogenase family protein yields the protein MVYDVTLITGDGTGPELAEAARKCVDATGVKVQWDVQEAGVDVMARTGTPLPDAVMESVRRTHCALKAPITTPVGTGFRSINVHLRQALGLYACLRPCKHYAGVRTFFESVPIDLIIVRENTESLYAGIEFERGKPETRELIDYINGHSKSGKVKTALDETGITIKSISVGATERIVRYAFDYARKNGRRRVTCVHKANILKFTDGLFLDVSRRVAKEYSDIEFEDRIVDNMCMQLVQKPELYDILVLPNLYGDVISDLAAGLVGGLGVAPGANIGPEGAVFEATHGSAPKYKGQNKVNPTALILSGMLMLRHLGETDAADRLERAVAGVIAEGREVTYDLKPNRDDPTAVGTQEMAAAICRRLESGA